Proteins from one Pseudomonadota bacterium genomic window:
- a CDS encoding NAD(+)/NADH kinase: MKIRKAGIILKQNSSETSRIGAEMAGWFRDKSIEARIDRIDQDMDILVILGGDGTLLHVADQASRFRIPVVGVNLGSLGFLTEVEVGNRYEALEEILSGSAVIEDRLMLKTRLRRAGGDSEWRYALNDIVISKGNVDRLVRMEAWADEEFIASYKADGLIFSTPTGSTAYNLSAGGPIVHPGMHSILLTPICPFMLESRPVLLPQTLSLETRLAGPVNDVKVIVDGASAWEMSENDHLEVVAAENPLRLVCSPHKGYFEILRSKLNWGGRTIPD, translated from the coding sequence ATGAAGATCAGAAAGGCAGGTATCATTCTCAAGCAGAATTCCAGTGAAACGAGCCGCATCGGTGCTGAGATGGCGGGCTGGTTCAGGGACAAATCCATCGAGGCGCGTATCGACCGCATCGACCAGGATATGGATATTCTGGTGATTCTGGGCGGGGATGGAACTCTTCTCCATGTTGCGGACCAGGCAAGCCGATTCAGAATTCCGGTGGTGGGGGTGAATCTGGGCAGCCTCGGTTTTCTGACCGAGGTGGAAGTCGGTAATCGCTATGAGGCCCTTGAAGAGATTCTCTCCGGATCGGCGGTCATTGAAGACCGCCTGATGCTCAAAACCAGATTGCGACGCGCCGGTGGTGATTCCGAATGGCGCTATGCCTTAAACGATATCGTGATCAGCAAGGGGAATGTGGACCGGCTGGTCAGGATGGAGGCCTGGGCCGATGAGGAGTTTATCGCCTCCTACAAGGCCGACGGGCTGATCTTTTCAACCCCGACCGGCTCCACGGCCTATAACCTTTCTGCCGGCGGACCGATTGTCCATCCGGGGATGCATTCGATTCTTCTGACCCCGATCTGTCCTTTCATGCTGGAGAGCCGCCCCGTTCTGCTGCCGCAGACCTTGTCCCTGGAGACCAGGCTTGCCGGGCCGGTAAATGATGTGAAGGTGATTGTCGACGGCGCTTCCGCCTGGGAGATGTCGGAGAACGATCATCTTGAGGTGGTGGCGGCCGAGAACCCGCTCCGGCTCGTCTGCTCACCGCACAAGGGATATTTCGAGATCCTGCGCAGCAAACTGAACTGGGGCGGGAGGACCATTCCCGACTGA
- a CDS encoding pyrroline-5-carboxylate reductase, whose product MKIEGKICFLGGGMMAEALISGILKAGLVTAAQIVAVDLAPERRQVLADKFGIEVSDQASAVTGCGIVILAVKPQVVNGLLTANKGLFTSDHLVISIAAGVSIDILESCLEGRSCRVVRVMPNTPALVMEGASALCGGTLAGEDDLQTARLLFDAVGRSVVLTEKDMDAVTGLSGSGPAYVFSFIEGLIDAGVKVGLARPVAVTLTLQTVLGATRLAMETGEHPAQLRAMVTSPGGTTIAGLRELEKAGLGGILMDAVEAATNRSRELGRQAQEK is encoded by the coding sequence ATGAAAATTGAAGGGAAAATCTGTTTTCTGGGCGGCGGGATGATGGCCGAGGCCCTGATCAGCGGCATACTCAAGGCAGGGCTGGTAACAGCAGCGCAGATTGTCGCAGTTGATCTTGCTCCCGAAAGGCGGCAGGTGCTGGCGGATAAGTTCGGGATCGAGGTCTCCGATCAGGCCTCTGCGGTTACCGGATGCGGGATTGTCATCCTCGCGGTGAAGCCCCAGGTTGTGAACGGCCTCTTAACCGCAAATAAAGGGCTTTTCACAAGTGATCATCTGGTGATCTCCATCGCTGCCGGTGTTTCAATAGATATTCTTGAGTCCTGCCTGGAAGGTCGCAGTTGCCGGGTTGTGAGGGTGATGCCGAACACTCCCGCCCTGGTCATGGAGGGAGCCTCCGCCCTGTGCGGCGGAACCCTGGCCGGGGAGGATGACCTGCAAACCGCCCGACTTCTTTTTGACGCGGTGGGCCGGAGTGTTGTGTTGACTGAAAAGGACATGGATGCGGTGACCGGTCTTTCCGGCAGTGGTCCGGCCTACGTTTTTTCCTTTATTGAGGGACTGATCGATGCCGGGGTCAAGGTCGGTCTGGCCCGTCCGGTGGCGGTGACTCTCACCCTGCAGACCGTTCTCGGGGCCACCCGCCTGGCCATGGAAACCGGGGAGCATCCGGCCCAGTTGCGGGCCATGGTGACCTCTCCGGGCGGGACAACCATTGCCGGCCTGCGAGAGCTTGAAAAAGCCGGGCTCGGCGGCATCCTCATGGATGCGGTTGAAGCGGCCACCAACCGGTCGCGGGAACTCGGGCGTCAGGCTCAGGAAAAATGA
- the lpxK gene encoding tetraacyldisaccharide 4'-kinase yields the protein MSGIPRMAALFGNPFSPIYSALMKVRATAYRTGVFSSIKLEVPVVSIGNLTMGGSGKTPMVMAVARLLQRQGKKPAIISRGYGGRARGDVNLVSDGAKIFLNAEEAGDEPLLLAESLPGIPVVTGSQRKLTGPYAVKELGADLIIMDDGFQHLALSRDLDLVLFKAPFLLGDGRVFPGGYLREPISALARAHAFVINGVDELSADRVEEFAGYLAEIFPGRPIFKIGYGLGTPVDIHGKAVTTLQSGEKCFVFCGLADPESFRLSLKRSGYEIAGFQSFPDHHAYTAGDLEKLARKACGRTLLTTEKDLVKLKDISGDVAVYALPLALKLPLGLEPFLVSNLLK from the coding sequence ATGAGCGGCATCCCACGAATGGCCGCACTGTTCGGCAACCCCTTTTCCCCGATTTACAGCGCTCTCATGAAGGTCCGGGCGACGGCGTACCGGACCGGCGTGTTTTCCAGCATCAAACTTGAAGTTCCGGTTGTCAGTATCGGCAACCTGACCATGGGCGGCTCCGGCAAGACCCCGATGGTCATGGCGGTTGCAAGACTCCTGCAGCGGCAGGGGAAAAAGCCCGCGATCATCAGCCGTGGTTATGGTGGGCGGGCCCGGGGAGATGTCAATCTGGTCAGTGATGGGGCGAAAATCTTCCTGAATGCGGAAGAGGCTGGAGATGAGCCTTTGCTGCTCGCGGAATCCCTGCCGGGGATTCCGGTCGTCACCGGTTCGCAAAGAAAGCTTACCGGTCCCTACGCGGTCAAAGAGCTGGGCGCCGATCTGATCATCATGGATGACGGTTTTCAGCATCTGGCGCTCTCGCGTGACCTTGATCTGGTCCTCTTCAAGGCCCCGTTTCTTCTCGGCGACGGCAGAGTTTTCCCCGGCGGGTATCTGCGTGAGCCGATTTCCGCCCTTGCCCGGGCCCACGCCTTTGTCATTAACGGAGTCGATGAGTTGTCTGCTGACCGGGTTGAAGAGTTTGCCGGATACCTGGCCGAGATATTTCCAGGGCGACCGATCTTTAAAATCGGGTATGGTTTGGGCACCCCGGTCGATATCCATGGCAAGGCGGTGACCACCCTGCAATCTGGTGAAAAGTGTTTTGTCTTCTGCGGTCTGGCTGATCCGGAGAGTTTCCGCTTGAGCCTTAAGCGGAGCGGCTATGAGATCGCCGGATTTCAATCCTTCCCGGATCATCATGCCTACACCGCCGGTGATCTTGAAAAGCTGGCTCGGAAGGCCTGCGGTCGCACATTGCTGACCACCGAGAAAGATCTGGTGAAACTGAAGGATATCAGTGGTGACGTTGCCGTCTACGCTTTGCCGCTCGCATTGAAACTGCCTCTCGGACTGGAGCCTTTTCTTGTGTCAAATCTTCTGAAATAA
- a CDS encoding 3-deoxy-D-manno-octulosonic acid transferase has protein sequence MLIIYNLFLIAIPVICLPCLAVLLVYVYLTPKYKGRLMRRLGFGLADKVLGLPSGTPRIWIHALSVGEVSSARSLVNGLRKKYPDAVLLFSASTRSGEEYAASVFKDAVDSFIPFPLDLFWSTEKFVQTVNPDLFVLVETDLWPNFLGSIRRHKIRSILVNGRMSEESFANYRKLAFFFAPMLSTFDYLTLQTDAEKRKMMELGVSEGKIRSLGNLKYDGLAGGGRTGKGANDPADSAGGKTIWVAGSTHTGEEELLLAAFARLRKKFPDLYLVIAPRNVERGRELSALAAKSGFQAVRRSEGGDLAGDLLILDTLGELAGFYELCTVAFVGGSLVQERGHNPLEPAALGKPVIFGPHMEDFQEIAADLVNCGGAKVVTRVEEIDHTLGDWLSDDLAASGTGMKCAELVKSMQGVTEKHLELVEQILAGGNP, from the coding sequence ATGTTGATCATTTACAACCTTTTCCTGATTGCGATACCGGTCATCTGCCTGCCATGTCTGGCAGTGCTGCTGGTCTACGTCTATCTGACTCCGAAATACAAAGGGCGTCTTATGCGGAGGCTGGGGTTCGGTCTTGCGGATAAGGTTTTAGGCCTCCCCTCCGGCACGCCCCGGATCTGGATTCACGCCCTGTCGGTAGGGGAGGTGTCTTCCGCCAGATCGTTGGTGAACGGGCTGCGGAAGAAGTATCCCGATGCGGTTCTCCTGTTCTCGGCATCCACCCGGTCCGGTGAGGAATATGCCGCTTCGGTATTTAAAGATGCCGTGGATTCTTTCATCCCTTTTCCCCTGGATCTCTTCTGGAGTACGGAGAAGTTTGTGCAGACGGTGAATCCCGATCTCTTTGTGCTGGTCGAGACCGATCTCTGGCCGAATTTTCTCGGCTCGATCCGCCGCCATAAGATCAGATCGATTCTGGTGAACGGCAGGATGAGTGAAGAGTCGTTTGCCAACTATAGGAAACTCGCATTCTTTTTCGCACCGATGCTCTCCACCTTTGATTACCTGACCCTGCAGACCGATGCGGAAAAACGGAAAATGATGGAACTGGGGGTTAGTGAGGGGAAGATCAGATCCCTCGGCAATCTGAAATATGATGGTCTCGCGGGTGGCGGCAGGACCGGGAAGGGGGCAAATGATCCGGCCGATTCCGCCGGGGGGAAAACGATCTGGGTCGCCGGTTCGACCCATACCGGTGAAGAGGAATTGCTCCTGGCCGCGTTTGCCAGGCTGCGGAAGAAGTTTCCGGACCTGTACCTGGTCATCGCGCCCCGGAATGTGGAACGCGGCAGGGAGCTGTCCGCACTTGCCGCGAAGAGCGGTTTTCAGGCGGTGCGCCGGAGCGAAGGAGGCGACCTTGCCGGTGATCTGCTGATCCTTGATACCTTGGGAGAACTTGCCGGTTTTTACGAACTCTGCACAGTCGCCTTTGTCGGCGGCAGCCTTGTTCAGGAACGGGGGCATAATCCGCTTGAACCGGCAGCACTTGGCAAACCGGTGATCTTCGGACCCCATATGGAAGATTTTCAGGAGATCGCAGCGGATCTCGTGAACTGCGGCGGGGCAAAGGTTGTGACCAGGGTTGAGGAGATTGACCACACCCTCGGTGACTGGCTCTCCGATGATCTCGCTGCCTCCGGTACCGGAATGAAATGTGCCGAGCTTGTTAAAAGCATGCAGGGAGTCACCGAAAAACATCTTGAACTTGTCGAGCAAATCCTTGCCGGGGGAAACCCCTGA
- a CDS encoding DUF948 domain-containing protein, translating into MTLNEIFLIIAAAAIVLITAALVPLLIQLKRTVRKAETTMDSLDRQLNPLLITLNQTADELHTLTGSINKKLDDADFVIRTLRLAGESLLLTSNLFRKTVAPVITQVGGLSSGVRAFLTFLNLTSPKTRKEDNKDGQG; encoded by the coding sequence TTGACCCTGAATGAAATTTTCCTGATCATTGCCGCTGCCGCCATAGTCCTGATCACCGCCGCCCTGGTCCCTCTGCTGATCCAGCTCAAACGGACAGTCCGGAAAGCGGAGACAACCATGGACAGCCTCGACCGGCAGCTGAACCCGCTGCTCATCACCCTCAACCAGACTGCCGATGAGCTGCACACCCTCACCGGGTCAATCAACAAAAAGCTTGATGACGCCGATTTCGTGATCAGAACCTTGAGGCTCGCGGGAGAATCATTGCTGCTGACCAGCAACCTGTTCAGAAAAACCGTTGCTCCGGTCATTACCCAGGTCGGCGGACTCAGCTCAGGAGTCAGGGCCTTTTTAACTTTTCTCAACCTCACCAGCCCCAAAACCAGAAAGGAGGATAACAAAGATGGCCAGGGATGA
- a CDS encoding 16S rRNA (uracil(1498)-N(3))-methyltransferase — protein MNLILLEQNEINGTSVVLADRRAKHLRKVLRVLPGDTVRVGIVNGPMGSGTVREIDQERVALDLEIGVMPTAPPPLCLVLALPRPIMLKRVLAQATSLGVSEIHLIMAGRVEKSFFKASLLEKESLRDCLKLGLEQAVDTRLPIIQVHRKFKPFAEDLLPEIAANYPIRLLAHPDPESGEPRPVFANRETPALVAIGPEGGWVDFEVDLFRKQGLETFSLGPRILRVDTAVPAILSQILLLRELAAD, from the coding sequence ATGAATCTGATCCTTCTTGAGCAGAATGAAATAAACGGCACTTCAGTCGTTCTGGCCGACAGACGGGCAAAACATCTGAGGAAAGTCCTGCGGGTTCTGCCCGGCGACACGGTAAGAGTCGGGATCGTCAACGGCCCGATGGGCTCGGGAACTGTCAGGGAAATCGATCAAGAAAGAGTCGCTCTTGATCTCGAAATCGGGGTGATGCCGACAGCCCCGCCGCCGCTCTGCCTCGTCCTGGCCCTGCCCCGGCCGATCATGCTGAAAAGGGTTCTGGCGCAGGCAACTTCTCTCGGGGTCTCCGAGATCCACCTGATCATGGCCGGCCGGGTGGAGAAGAGTTTTTTCAAAGCCTCCCTGCTGGAAAAAGAATCTCTCCGTGACTGCCTGAAGCTGGGGCTGGAACAGGCGGTGGACACCCGGCTGCCAATCATTCAGGTGCACCGGAAATTCAAACCCTTCGCCGAAGACCTCCTGCCGGAGATTGCAGCGAATTACCCGATCAGATTGCTGGCCCATCCCGATCCGGAGAGCGGGGAACCCCGGCCGGTTTTCGCAAACCGGGAAACTCCGGCCCTGGTGGCCATCGGCCCCGAAGGCGGCTGGGTTGATTTTGAGGTGGACCTGTTCAGAAAGCAGGGACTGGAAACATTTTCTCTCGGCCCGAGAATCCTGCGGGTTGACACGGCCGTCCCCGCCATCCTTTCGCAAATCTTGCTTCTGCGGGAATTGGCTGCAGATTAG
- a CDS encoding YtxH domain-containing protein, with product MARDDCGSGSLTTFLTGALFGAAAALLLAPRTGKETRELLVDYGNTIRENIPEELKAAAISRGREMIEQGKKLIDHGNDILSDSQEYLDEKKHALNSAIEAGKEAMQKEKEALAATLADKE from the coding sequence ATGGCCAGGGATGATTGCGGATCAGGAAGTTTGACAACCTTTCTCACCGGCGCCCTTTTCGGCGCGGCGGCAGCCCTGCTGCTCGCCCCCAGAACCGGCAAGGAAACCCGTGAACTTCTTGTGGATTACGGCAACACCATCAGGGAGAACATCCCGGAAGAATTGAAGGCGGCGGCCATTTCCCGAGGCCGGGAAATGATCGAACAGGGAAAGAAACTGATCGATCACGGCAACGACATCCTTTCCGACAGTCAGGAGTATCTCGACGAAAAGAAGCACGCCCTGAACTCCGCCATCGAGGCCGGGAAAGAGGCGATGCAGAAAGAGAAGGAAGCGCTTGCCGCTACACTGGCGGATAAAGAGTAG